In the genome of Ralstonia pickettii DTP0602, one region contains:
- a CDS encoding 3-hydroxy-2-methylbutyryl-CoA dehydrogenase — translation MKLENMSAVVTGGASGLGLATARRLLERGVAVVIADLSAERGAAAMQVLGDKARFVQADVCDTEQMGRVYDTAESLGPLRALVHCAGLGGTVRLVEKDGTPGSIEKYESIVRINLIGTFNSLRLAAARMAKNEPVDGERGACVLTASVAAYEGQIGQIPYASAKAGVVGMTLVAARDLAQRLIRVSTIAPGVFDTPILDRLPETVRAALSASVPHPARLGKPDEFASTALHILENPMINGETIRLDGAIRMAAR, via the coding sequence ATGAAGCTTGAAAACATGTCTGCCGTGGTTACCGGGGGCGCCTCTGGTCTGGGACTGGCCACCGCCCGCCGCTTGCTCGAACGAGGCGTCGCCGTGGTCATCGCCGACCTGTCGGCAGAGCGGGGTGCCGCCGCCATGCAGGTACTTGGCGACAAGGCGCGATTCGTGCAGGCGGACGTCTGCGATACGGAGCAGATGGGCCGCGTCTACGACACGGCCGAATCGCTTGGCCCGCTGCGCGCGCTGGTCCACTGCGCGGGACTGGGCGGTACCGTGCGGCTGGTCGAGAAGGACGGCACACCGGGATCGATCGAGAAATACGAATCGATCGTACGGATCAACCTGATCGGCACCTTCAACTCGCTGCGGCTGGCGGCGGCACGCATGGCAAAGAACGAGCCCGTCGACGGTGAGCGCGGTGCCTGCGTGCTCACCGCCTCGGTGGCTGCCTACGAGGGTCAGATTGGCCAGATCCCCTACGCTTCGGCCAAGGCCGGCGTGGTCGGCATGACGCTGGTGGCCGCGCGCGACCTGGCCCAGCGCCTGATCCGCGTCAGCACCATCGCGCCGGGCGTGTTCGATACCCCCATCCTGGATCGCTTGCCGGAGACTGTACGAGCCGCGCTCAGCGCTTCCGTTCCGCATCCGGCACGCCTGGGCAAGCCGGACGAGTTTGCTTCGACGGCGCTGCACATCCTTGAAAATCCGATGATCAACGGCGAAACCATTCGCCTTGACGGTGCCATCCGGATGGCCGCGCGCTAA
- a CDS encoding carnitine dehydratase (K01796: E5.1.99.4, AMACR, mcr; alpha-methylacyl-CoA racemase [EC:5.1.99.4]): MLSGLRIVEICGIGPGPFCAMHLADLGADVIAVERPTSTAPGLSAADRHVLNRGKRSIVADLKTPEGRELVLRLIEDADALIEGMRPGVMERLGLGPDVCMARNPRLVFGRMTGWGQTGPLAQAAGHDNNYISLSGALYYAGSAAEPPSSPITVIGDVGGGALYLAVGILSGVLNARSTGKGTVVDAAIVDGSAHMLQLLLGTRRKGFIGGERGASMHDSSHFYSTYRCADGAYITVGALEPQFYALLLEHLGLTADPRYSSQWDRQHWPELHSHLTGIFASKTRAEWCALLESTDVCFAPVLSPDEAARHPHNVARGIYFEEDGELQARPAPRFDGKAVAPGPIPTRGQHTVEIERALDDPAQARLWRS, from the coding sequence ATGCTGTCGGGATTGAGAATTGTGGAAATCTGCGGGATCGGGCCAGGACCGTTCTGTGCCATGCACCTTGCCGATCTGGGCGCAGATGTCATTGCGGTGGAGCGTCCGACGAGTACGGCGCCGGGCCTATCGGCAGCTGATCGCCATGTGTTGAACCGGGGCAAGCGCTCGATCGTTGCAGACCTGAAGACCCCGGAGGGCCGCGAACTAGTCTTGCGCCTGATCGAGGACGCCGATGCGCTGATCGAGGGAATGCGGCCCGGCGTCATGGAGCGCCTGGGCCTTGGCCCGGATGTGTGCATGGCGCGCAATCCGCGCCTGGTCTTCGGCCGCATGACCGGCTGGGGCCAGACCGGGCCCCTGGCCCAGGCTGCGGGGCATGACAACAACTACATCTCGCTGTCCGGGGCGCTGTACTACGCCGGCAGCGCAGCAGAGCCGCCGTCGTCACCCATCACCGTCATTGGCGATGTCGGCGGTGGCGCGCTCTATCTCGCGGTGGGAATTCTGTCGGGCGTGCTGAATGCACGCAGCACTGGCAAGGGCACCGTAGTCGACGCAGCCATCGTCGACGGCTCCGCTCATATGCTCCAGTTGCTCCTGGGCACGCGTCGCAAGGGCTTCATTGGCGGTGAGCGAGGCGCCAGCATGCATGACAGCTCGCACTTCTATTCGACCTATCGTTGCGCCGATGGTGCCTACATCACGGTTGGCGCGCTCGAGCCCCAGTTCTACGCATTGCTGCTGGAGCATCTCGGCCTCACCGCCGATCCGCGCTACAGCTCGCAGTGGGACCGCCAGCATTGGCCCGAATTGCACAGCCACCTGACCGGGATCTTTGCCAGCAAGACCCGTGCCGAATGGTGTGCGTTGCTGGAAAGTACCGATGTCTGCTTCGCCCCCGTGCTCAGTCCGGATGAGGCAGCCAGACATCCGCACAACGTCGCACGCGGCATTTACTTTGAGGAGGATGGCGAGCTCCAGGCAAGGCCGGCACCGCGGTTCGATGGAAAAGCTGTGGCACCCGGTCCGATTCCAACGCGCGGGCAGCATACCGTGGAGATAGAGCGTGCACTCGATGACCCGGCACAAGCTCGGCTCTGGCGCTCCTGA
- a CDS encoding acyl-CoA dehydrogenase (K00249: ACADM, acd; acyl-CoA dehydrogenase [EC:1.3.8.7]), with product MNFQFSEEQKSIVEAVQAVCSQFDMEYWDRLDKSGTYPHEFYKALCEGGWLGVAMPEAFGGAGLGILEAALVTQTISQSGAGMTGASAVHMNVFGLNPVVVFATDEQKRRYLPPLIAGQEKACFGVTEPDAGLDTSKLKTFARKVPGGYSVSGRKIWISTAQVADRMLLLARTQTLESVKKPTDGLSLFYTRIDRSKIEIREIDKMGRAAVDTNMLFIDDLFIPEEDRIGEEGRGFEYILHGLNPERILIASEAVGLGRAALAIATQYAKERVVFGRPIGMNQGVQHPLAQAWMQLEAANLMMLKAAALYDAGEPCGAEANTAKYLAAEAGHNACQTAILTLGGMGYSREYRVERLLRESYIPRIAPVSPQLIMCFIAERVLGLPKSY from the coding sequence ATGAACTTCCAATTTTCCGAAGAGCAGAAGTCCATCGTGGAGGCAGTCCAGGCGGTCTGCTCGCAGTTCGACATGGAGTACTGGGACCGGCTCGACAAGTCCGGCACCTATCCGCATGAGTTCTACAAGGCGCTGTGCGAAGGCGGCTGGCTGGGCGTGGCGATGCCGGAAGCGTTTGGCGGCGCCGGCCTTGGCATTCTGGAGGCCGCGCTGGTGACGCAGACCATTTCGCAGTCGGGCGCGGGCATGACCGGCGCCTCGGCAGTGCACATGAACGTGTTCGGCCTGAATCCGGTGGTGGTATTCGCTACCGACGAACAGAAGCGCCGTTACCTGCCGCCCCTGATCGCCGGCCAGGAAAAAGCTTGTTTCGGCGTGACCGAGCCCGATGCGGGGCTCGACACCTCCAAGCTCAAGACCTTCGCCCGGAAGGTGCCGGGCGGCTATTCGGTGAGCGGCCGCAAGATCTGGATCTCGACCGCACAGGTGGCGGACCGCATGCTGCTGCTGGCGCGCACGCAGACGCTGGAATCGGTGAAGAAGCCCACCGACGGGCTGTCGCTGTTCTACACCAGGATTGACCGCAGCAAGATTGAGATCCGCGAGATCGACAAGATGGGCCGCGCCGCCGTCGACACCAACATGCTGTTCATCGACGACCTGTTCATTCCCGAGGAAGACCGCATTGGGGAGGAAGGACGCGGCTTTGAGTACATCCTGCATGGGCTTAACCCGGAGCGCATCCTGATCGCATCCGAGGCCGTCGGCCTGGGCCGCGCGGCGCTGGCCATCGCCACGCAATATGCCAAGGAGCGCGTCGTGTTCGGCCGTCCGATCGGCATGAACCAGGGGGTGCAGCATCCGCTGGCGCAGGCATGGATGCAGCTCGAGGCGGCCAATCTCATGATGCTCAAGGCTGCCGCGCTGTACGACGCCGGCGAGCCTTGCGGCGCCGAGGCCAACACCGCCAAATACCTGGCCGCGGAAGCGGGGCACAACGCTTGCCAGACCGCCATCCTGACGCTGGGCGGCATGGGCTACTCGCGCGAGTACCGGGTCGAGCGATTGTTGCGCGAGTCGTATATCCCGCGTATCGCGCCGGTCAGCCCGCAGCTGATCATGTGCTTTATCGCTGAGCGCGTGCTGGGCCTGCCGAAATCGTACTGA